tgttaattattttaattttattaataactattaaatgcaatattaatacattagttatttttaaaatatgaaattatttaatatttaaattactaaaaaagtagaaaatataaatatgacattatctacctactaattatagtatgagagaaaAAGCTTATAAAGAAAGACATAGAATGATGGGGTGACatttgtcagagttgccactttttagtttcgaaaatagtatatagtataagATAAGATAAGATATGATAGGATAAGATAAGATATGATACGATAAGATTTCATTAAAAGGAATGTattcatttatatatttatatttacaaaattatttTGTCAACCGAAACAatggtaatttttttaaaacatataaataaaatCACAATGTTTTTAAAACGAAAGCAACAATTAAGGGCAATAATTAAGTATTAATAATGGTTTAGCAGGCAACGTACACCATGACAGAAGCTTTCCAAATTCGAATGAACTGCATTATTATATTCAAGTGACCGTGATTTTGGTTGATTCAAATTTCCCATTTTTCGCTTCTCTTTCAGTGTTTGATAGGCACACGCTTCTTCAGGTATGAATCATTTCCTTGATATTCCAGTGTATTTTCCTTCTCCAGTTCTAGTTCTGTGTCCTCACCAATTGGTTAGATGAGTTTGCTGTATCCTAGGGAGTTGTCGCATCTCGAGCGAATGAATAAACTCTTGAGAAGTGTCATGTGACATGCCCCATGCAATTGTGTTTCATATTGTATTTTTGATTTCATATCAATGTAATTTTTATTGAGTTCCCAGTGCAATATTTACAACATAAATATCCCATGAAGCTAGAAGCTTATCTTGTGACTTGTCTGGTTGATAGTTATATCTGTTTCCCTTTTTTCTGGTAGGCGCGACGAGCATATGGTTGGTTTAAAGTCATCACCTGATTCACATAAGCTCCAAAGACATAATGTGGGTGACATGAAAGATATGATCAGCAACTTACCTGATGGTATTCTTCATTACATTCTTTCTTTACTCCCTACCAAAGAGGCTATACGAACTTCCATTTTAGCGAAAAGGTGGAAGTACTTGTGGACTGACTTATCTatctttgattttgaaaatgaTATACCAATGGCCAGCATGAAAGAAGACCAAAAACAGAAATCTATACATTGCCTTTTGGATCAAGTGCATGGACTACTTTGTCATTCTAATTGTGTTAAAAGGCTCAGTGTCATGTTTTTTGGGGTTGCCGTTGATGCAGATAGAGTTAATTCTATTATATATGGTGTAGCGAAGCATAAAATCGAAAAGCTTAAGCTTTCTGTACTTGTAAAGCCTCCATTTGTTTTACCTAATTGTTTCTCAGCTTCTAAATCATTGAATAAGCTGCATTTAGATCTGGGATGTGTTGTAGATTTCCCTAGTGGCATTCATTTCCCTAGCCTGAAGACATTAAAGCTTTCGCGTGTTACCTTTGCAAATGAGAAGTCAGTTGAACAACTTTTCTCTGGGTGCCCTGTCCTGGAAAAGTTAACCTTGTTTATTTGTAATTGGTCTAACATCAAGCAGATCAGCATAACAACTCCAACATTAAAGATATTATCCATCTTTTCGGGCCTGGGAGTTGATAAGCTCTATTCTACTGTCAAGATTGATGCTGTGAACCTCTTATATTTCAGTTTCACAGGCTATCTAGTTGTGGATTTTTCCCTTGTTAACCTGGCCTCCTTAGTTGATGCACGTATTGAGTGTCTCTATCCATTATTGCAAAAAATTATTGGTCCCCGTGCAATTAGACTAATGAGTCAACTTGGTAGCATCAAATCTCTTAGACTATCAAATGATACACTTCAGGTATGTTTAACTACTTACTGATCATCTTCATTTTTTAACTGTATAATAGCTATTGGCGATGTTTGCCTTAACTATGTGTTTATTATATTTGTTTCATATTTCCTCAATAATAGCTGTTGTATTTCCTACATAAGTttacttttatttcttttactAGTGTCTTTCCTATGAAAAATATACTCTCCATCTCCTTCCTTTGTTCAACAATTTGACTCGTCTCCATGTGGATTCGGGAACTTGGGAGTTCACTAATGAAGCGCTAATGGACATTCTCCAAAAGACACCTAAATTGGAAGTTCTTCATATTCCAATGGTACATCTTTTATCCTGCTTCAATACTTGCATCTGCTATGTTTCAAGGCTAACTTGTTTATTGATCTTATGTAGGGATTTGACCCACAGATCTGCATGGATGGTGAAGACTGGATATTGAACTCAGTTCCTTGTTGTTTCAAATATAGTCTCAAATCATTttctatttcatattttgatggGGGTGAAGCTGAAATCCAGTTGCTGAAGTTTTTGTTAGAAAATGCTACAGTTTTAGAGGAGATCCGGATATTCTGTTCGAAAACTTTATCTTCTAATTTGAAGAAGCAGGCTGAGATCAGCAACCAGTTGCAACCTGTAGTCCTGGAAAATTGTGTCATTAAGTTTCAGTAGAACTTCtttcttgtgttttgttgtaCTGTTGTTGCTGCTACTACTACTACTGAATATTGGATAAAATTGACTAGTGTTAACATTTTCAGATTGCATTGACTAGATTCTATTGATCAATAGTTATGTTTCTTCATAATCTGCTTCAGATTATTTTTTTCCCGATGCATATTAGGAAGTGGTCCCAAAATATCCCCTTCAGTGCCAGAAGAtcatattttagtgagtatgattCGTAAAAGTTGTGATTGAGAGACAGACTTGAAGAAACACAGTTTAGAGAAGAATACAAATGATGTGTTCTCTGAAAGATAATATATGTGGTTTTCTAGAGAAGTTGCACCCTAAATGTTCAATAAAATGTGTGATAAAAGGGGTGTCTTCCGGTGGATGCATTCTTGTCGAAGCAACAAATCTACTTTTGTTGGTAATTACCAAGTTAATCTTTAATTGAATTCTGTGTATTGTTTACTTGAGAGCTTTGAGATGAAATGGTTTTCATTCATCACCCTCCAACATGAACTGAATGTGACCTTTAATACTGAGTGCTGCATTAGGAAAATCAAGATGGAATGTTTCGAGCGGCTGCATTCTGCCATAGAGGCTTCAACAAGTCAAATGTGTTTGGTCATGGTAGCTTTGAACTTGTGCATCAGGGAGTGCTCATTGATGACAGGAAAGAAAGGTGAAGAATTTAAACTAGACTTTAATTTCTTCTTAGAACATATAAACCAGCCTTTTCTCTTTTATAGTAATTGCTGTAAAGAACTTGCATTGTTCTCTGCTGATAATAAACCAAATTGCATTGTTGAgtaagaattttattttattttatttctttgagCCTATTAACTTGATAGCATTCAGTGGCTTGGGAGCGCAATTCACTGTGGAAGTTGAGTTTCATTGGTTGATTACATTTATCTGTAGATGGAATTGCTAAGTCTGTTGCATTTTCGTATTTGTTGGTATTGCTTGGGGTCGCTCTGTTAATAATTATAAAAGGCTGGCGTACGGACCTGAGTCCCATTTTTTTAGAAAGCTAACAGAGTAAGCTTTGAAATGGTACCAGTTTAAATTCAGTTTTATTGTCAATCAATACCAGTTTTTTTAGTCTAATCTTTTTTTTGCATGACTCCCATTTTGTTCTAATTATGGCAGTAGTAACTTAATCAAGCTAACTTCAGCTGTTCTTGCTGGATTTGAGTACtgtgttttttttgttagaaaGCGAACAAAGTAAGCTTTTAAAATGGTACCAATTTTAAATCCAGATTTCTTATCAATCAGTAGTTCAGTAccagtttttgttttcttttggaaAAATTCTGCATAGCTCCCATTTTGTTTTAATCCTGGCAGCAGTCACTTAATCAAGCGTAGCTTGAGCTAAGCTACGCTTGTGGGATTTGAGTACCGTTTTTTTGTTAGAAATCTAATAGAGTAAGCTTTAAAATGGTGCCTGTTTTAGAGTCAATTTTCTCGTCAAATTTATGAGTTATCTTTATCGGAACCGGGGTAAATCGAAGGAATAGGGAATTGATAGGAACCTAAATACCAATCTGATAGGAACATCAATTAAAACAATATCAATAACAGATATGAAAAAGTGCAGCACAAGATTTCATTTTGGCCATATAAAAGAAATGACATACTTGCATGGTCATTTGTTCATTTTTGTTGACAGCAGTTCTATAATTTTGTGCTGAGATTTCCACTACTGGTCCATGACTCTTGAACTTGCATTGATTACTGTAAATCTCAAAGAACACCCTCTATTGAAGGCGCTTACTAGAAACCTTCGAGAGATAGATGCTGGTAATCTGAACTGCAGGTCTCATTGA
This portion of the Lotus japonicus ecotype B-129 chromosome 3, LjGifu_v1.2 genome encodes:
- the LOC130742390 gene encoding F-box/LRR-repeat protein At4g14103-like, which produces MVGLKSSPDSHKLQRHNVGDMKDMISNLPDGILHYILSLLPTKEAIRTSILAKRWKYLWTDLSIFDFENDIPMASMKEDQKQKSIHCLLDQVHGLLCHSNCVKRLSVMFFGVAVDADRVNSIIYGVAKHKIEKLKLSVLVKPPFVLPNCFSASKSLNKLHLDLGCVVDFPSGIHFPSLKTLKLSRVTFANEKSVEQLFSGCPVLEKLTLFICNWSNIKQISITTPTLKILSIFSGLGVDKLYSTVKIDAVNLLYFSFTGYLVVDFSLVNLASLVDARIECLYPLLQKIIGPRAIRLMSQLGSIKSLRLSNDTLQCLSYEKYTLHLLPLFNNLTRLHVDSGTWEFTNEALMDILQKTPKLEVLHIPMGFDPQICMDGEDWILNSVPCCFKYSLKSFSISYFDGGEAEIQLLKFLLENATVLEEIRIFCSKTLSSNLKKQAEISNQLQPVVLENCVIKFQ